One part of the Bacillus sp. FJAT-45350 genome encodes these proteins:
- the yfmF gene encoding EF-P 5-aminopentanol modification-associated protein YfmF, whose amino-acid sequence MKELQEHHAQVNGMNVHMVQTDKYKTNTIVLMIKAPLQSETVSQRAILPHILQGGSEKFPTRQQIRSQLDELYGASMYADVQKKGEDHVIVFRLDVANENFINDPTPLFEKGMELLADVLLHPKLDGQGFAQTVVESEKRSLKQRIQAIYDDKMRYANMRITEEMCKNEPFGLLVYGKEDGVDTLTSESLYSYYQNMLIEDEIDLYVIGDLNQEKIKQTISSQFNFTIERAPKKKVHEITNQPIPSEEKVVFDEQDVKQGKLHIGYRTYTTYSDKEYYALQVMNGLYGGFSHSKLFLNVREKESLAYYAASRYESHKGILMVMSGIEFTNYDKAVRIIKEQMEAMRNGEFTEDEINQTKAMIKNQLLETVDVAKAYIELLYHNVVSGKERTVEEWLQGIDAVTKEEMVAVANKLKLDTIYFLKGKEVV is encoded by the coding sequence ATGAAAGAACTCCAAGAGCACCATGCACAAGTCAATGGTATGAATGTACATATGGTACAAACGGATAAGTATAAAACAAACACAATTGTTTTGATGATAAAAGCTCCACTACAGAGTGAAACTGTAAGTCAAAGAGCAATTCTACCTCATATTTTACAAGGTGGTTCTGAGAAATTTCCTACTAGACAACAGATACGAAGCCAATTAGATGAGTTATACGGGGCTTCCATGTATGCTGACGTTCAGAAAAAAGGGGAAGATCATGTTATTGTCTTTCGCTTAGACGTTGCGAATGAAAACTTTATCAACGACCCAACACCTTTATTTGAAAAAGGAATGGAATTATTAGCGGATGTACTTCTTCACCCGAAGTTAGATGGTCAAGGCTTTGCCCAAACAGTTGTTGAAAGTGAAAAACGTTCATTGAAGCAACGTATCCAGGCAATTTATGATGATAAAATGCGCTATGCTAATATGAGAATTACTGAAGAAATGTGCAAAAATGAGCCATTTGGTTTACTTGTGTATGGGAAAGAAGACGGTGTAGACACTTTGACTTCAGAAAGTCTGTACTCTTACTATCAAAACATGCTTATAGAAGATGAAATTGACTTATACGTCATTGGTGATTTAAATCAAGAGAAAATAAAGCAAACGATTAGTTCACAGTTTAACTTTACTATTGAAAGAGCACCAAAGAAAAAAGTTCATGAGATAACCAATCAGCCAATACCGTCTGAAGAGAAAGTTGTCTTTGATGAGCAAGACGTTAAACAAGGGAAATTGCATATTGGCTATAGAACGTACACAACGTACAGTGATAAAGAATATTATGCTTTGCAAGTCATGAATGGATTATACGGTGGCTTCTCACATTCAAAATTATTCTTAAATGTTCGCGAAAAAGAAAGCCTAGCTTATTATGCAGCTTCTCGCTACGAGAGTCACAAGGGGATTTTAATGGTGATGAGTGGCATCGAATTTACTAATTACGATAAAGCAGTTCGTATCATAAAAGAACAAATGGAAGCGATGCGTAACGGAGAGTTTACTGAGGATGAAATTAATCAAACGAAAGCGATGATAAAAAATCAGTTACTAGAAACAGTGGATGTAGCGAAAGCATATATCGAACTTCTTTATCATAATGTTGTATCTGGAAAAGAGCGAACAGTAGAAGAGTGGTTACAAGGGATTGATGCTGTAACGAAAGAGGAAATGGTTGCCGTAGCGAATAAACTAAAATTAGACACAATTTATTTCTTAAAAGGCAAGGAGGTAGTTTAA
- the ymfI gene encoding elongation factor P 5-aminopentanone reductase, with amino-acid sequence MSKWALVTGASGDIGAAIAMQLAAQGFSLYLHYHKNEQSVLELQERCNEHNIGTYLVQSDLSTPTGPNELLKQITNPVEVIIHNSGNSYFGLLTDMKDEEIMSMIQLHLTSPIQLTKALLPSMITNHSGKVIVISSIWGLTGASCEVVYSTVKGGLNSFVKALSKEVAPSNLYINGIAPGAIDTKMLSSYTEEDLRELADEIPMGRFGSPDEVANVVSFLTSEKSTYINGQIISVNGAWYC; translated from the coding sequence GTGAGTAAGTGGGCACTAGTAACTGGTGCAAGTGGAGACATCGGAGCAGCTATTGCTATGCAATTAGCTGCTCAAGGTTTTTCTCTTTATTTGCATTACCATAAAAATGAACAAAGTGTTCTTGAACTGCAAGAAAGGTGTAATGAACACAATATCGGAACATACCTTGTACAATCAGATTTATCTACTCCAACAGGACCCAACGAGCTACTCAAGCAGATAACAAATCCAGTTGAAGTGATTATTCATAACAGTGGTAATAGCTATTTTGGGTTATTAACGGATATGAAGGATGAAGAAATCATGTCGATGATTCAACTCCACTTAACAAGTCCTATACAACTTACGAAAGCCCTTCTACCGAGTATGATTACCAATCATAGTGGAAAGGTAATTGTTATTTCCTCTATTTGGGGTCTAACTGGAGCTTCGTGTGAAGTTGTTTATTCAACAGTAAAAGGTGGATTGAATTCTTTTGTCAAAGCTTTATCGAAAGAAGTAGCACCGTCTAATTTGTACATAAACGGGATAGCTCCAGGAGCGATTGATACGAAAATGCTCTCGAGCTACACTGAGGAAGATTTACGTGAATTAGCAGATGAAATACCAATGGGACGCTTTGGTTCCCCAGATGAGGTAGCAAATGTCGTATCATTTTTAACATCAGAAAAATCTACATACATAAATGGTCAAATCATTTCCGTAAATGGGGCATGGTATTGTTGA
- the yfmH gene encoding EF-P 5-aminopentanol modification-associated protein YfmH: protein MVNKIDFEQLKETLYHETLDNGLSVYVLPKQGFNKTYATFTTKYGSVDNHFVPLGENEPVKVPDGIAHFLEHKMFEDEEGDVFQDFSKQGASANAFTSFTRTAYLFSSTTNVEKNLETLLDFVQHPYFTEDSVEKEKGIIGQEINMYDDNPDWRVYFGAIENMYKNHPVKIDIAGTIDSISKITKDMLYQCYETFYHPSNMVLFIVGPQDPEEVMKLVRENQGKKEFKAPTDIQRFFDEEPSEVAKKKEVLHMSVQTPKCLVGFKEKDPTRSGEELLERELSINILLDIMFGQSTSNYQALYDEGIIDDTFSFDHSAEYGFGFSILGGDTKYPDKLANKIEEMVTKFLSEPLDESMVEQVRKKKIGSFLRSLNSPEYIANQFTRYQFNDMNLFDVVPVLEGITTDSLTNVLKDHFDFDRYTVFQVKPEGYTEDLK, encoded by the coding sequence ATGGTAAACAAAATTGATTTTGAACAATTAAAAGAAACACTTTATCATGAAACATTAGATAATGGATTATCAGTATACGTCCTTCCAAAGCAAGGATTTAATAAAACATATGCTACATTTACAACAAAATATGGTTCCGTTGATAACCATTTTGTTCCACTAGGTGAAAATGAGCCAGTTAAGGTGCCCGATGGAATTGCCCATTTTTTAGAGCATAAAATGTTCGAAGATGAAGAAGGAGATGTTTTCCAGGATTTCAGTAAGCAAGGTGCATCGGCTAACGCATTCACTAGTTTTACAAGAACTGCTTATCTTTTTTCAAGTACAACAAATGTAGAAAAGAACTTAGAAACGTTACTAGACTTTGTTCAGCATCCATATTTTACAGAGGACAGTGTTGAAAAGGAAAAAGGGATTATCGGTCAAGAAATTAACATGTATGATGATAATCCTGATTGGCGTGTCTATTTTGGAGCTATTGAAAATATGTACAAAAACCATCCTGTTAAAATCGATATTGCCGGTACGATCGATTCAATTTCCAAAATAACAAAAGATATGCTCTATCAATGCTACGAGACTTTCTATCATCCAAGTAACATGGTGCTTTTCATTGTTGGACCTCAAGACCCAGAGGAAGTTATGAAGTTAGTGAGAGAAAATCAGGGTAAGAAAGAATTTAAAGCACCTACAGACATTCAAAGATTCTTTGATGAGGAACCAAGTGAAGTAGCTAAGAAAAAAGAAGTACTACACATGAGTGTGCAAACACCAAAGTGCTTAGTGGGCTTTAAAGAGAAGGACCCGACAAGAAGTGGAGAAGAGTTATTAGAAAGGGAGCTATCGATTAATATCTTACTCGATATTATGTTTGGACAAAGTACATCTAATTACCAAGCTCTATATGATGAGGGGATTATTGATGATACATTCTCATTTGATCACTCAGCAGAGTATGGATTTGGATTCTCTATTTTAGGTGGAGATACGAAATATCCTGATAAATTGGCAAATAAAATTGAAGAAATGGTTACAAAATTTTTATCTGAACCTTTAGATGAAAGCATGGTTGAGCAAGTAAGAAAGAAGAAGATAGGTTCTTTTTTACGTTCTTTGAATTCACCAGAATATATAGCAAATCAATTTACACGTTATCAGTTTAATGACATGAACCTATTTGATGTAGTACCAGTATTAGAGGGTATTACAACAGATTCTTTAACAAATGTACTTAAAGACCATTTTGACTTTGATCGCTATACAGTATTCCAGGTTAAACCTGAAGGGTATACAGAGGATTTGAAGTGA